One Nocardia iowensis DNA window includes the following coding sequences:
- a CDS encoding AMP-binding protein translates to MNQHEVLSVEYGATYTDEAWDVLDRFEHWVATTPKAIAVEDGTNTCRYAELSGLADRIMQALADRIRPGQLVGVCLDRSVALVAAAVAVARLGAVYLPLGPRPGERRLAAVTDRLPVTCLIGTPELLPAGYADTAPQTLPIPGEQVVAGFAAAPARPAVPEGTFYTVLTSGSTGMPKAVAVGRSSFGTLQRWYAERTGSGPGDRHSLLIGVSFDPHVKELWAALTTGAALSVAPQAVRWDPVALTDWWRNAGVTLAILPTPLAELVLDRPWPDLPALRRLEIGGDRLRRWPATDVTAVVDNAYGPAEATVLTTVHTLTPADPDPGAGAPPIGRPLAGAVVCVTDDQGRLVTRGESGELCIGGSCLALGYLDAGLTAERFVPAPPGVRTDRVYRTGDRVLMRADGVLEFLARIDDQVKVSGVRIEPAEVEAAFEHHPQVRRVAVAAQRQPDDTVRLVAFVQPVPDEPWPDTRELLRKARDWLPEQAVPATVRLVDAFPLDANGKVDKAALLAALPSADLASTDAGPATVTEDVVLGLCRKLLDSNEIGPLDNFVAAGGTSLLAAQLLAALEDTFEVRLRAPELLRQPDLRHLAALVDTRCATRPLPAGA, encoded by the coding sequence ATGAACCAGCACGAGGTGCTCAGCGTCGAGTACGGCGCGACGTACACCGACGAGGCCTGGGATGTGCTCGACCGTTTCGAGCACTGGGTCGCCACCACGCCCAAGGCGATCGCCGTCGAGGACGGCACGAACACTTGCCGCTACGCCGAATTGAGCGGTCTGGCCGACCGCATCATGCAGGCGCTGGCCGATCGGATACGCCCCGGACAGTTGGTAGGGGTGTGCCTGGATCGGTCGGTGGCACTGGTTGCCGCCGCGGTGGCGGTCGCCCGGCTGGGTGCGGTCTACCTGCCGCTGGGGCCGCGTCCCGGCGAGCGGCGGCTGGCGGCGGTGACCGACCGTCTGCCGGTGACCTGCCTGATCGGCACACCCGAACTGCTGCCCGCGGGGTACGCGGATACAGCACCGCAAACACTGCCGATACCGGGCGAACAGGTGGTGGCCGGCTTCGCCGCCGCGCCTGCGCGCCCGGCTGTGCCCGAAGGCACGTTCTACACCGTGCTCACCTCGGGGTCGACCGGGATGCCGAAGGCGGTCGCGGTCGGCCGCTCATCGTTCGGGACGCTGCAGCGCTGGTACGCCGAGCGAACCGGCTCGGGTCCAGGTGATCGGCACAGCCTGCTGATCGGGGTCTCCTTCGACCCGCACGTCAAGGAGCTGTGGGCCGCCCTGACCACCGGCGCCGCGCTCAGTGTCGCGCCGCAAGCGGTCCGGTGGGACCCGGTCGCACTCACCGACTGGTGGCGCAATGCCGGTGTGACACTGGCGATTCTGCCCACCCCGCTGGCCGAGTTGGTCCTCGATCGGCCTTGGCCCGACCTGCCGGCGCTGCGCCGCCTCGAGATCGGCGGCGACCGGTTGCGCCGTTGGCCCGCAACAGATGTCACGGCCGTTGTGGACAACGCCTATGGGCCTGCCGAGGCGACCGTACTGACCACCGTGCACACCCTCACACCGGCCGACCCCGACCCCGGCGCCGGCGCGCCGCCGATCGGCCGTCCGCTGGCCGGGGCGGTCGTCTGTGTGACCGATGACCAGGGACGGCTGGTCACCCGCGGTGAATCCGGTGAACTGTGCATCGGCGGATCCTGCCTGGCCCTCGGCTATCTGGATGCGGGCCTGACGGCCGAACGGTTCGTCCCCGCACCGCCCGGGGTGCGCACCGACCGCGTCTACCGCACCGGTGACCGGGTGCTGATGCGGGCCGACGGCGTGCTGGAATTCCTCGCACGGATCGACGACCAGGTCAAGGTGAGCGGGGTGCGAATCGAACCGGCAGAGGTGGAGGCCGCGTTCGAGCACCATCCTCAGGTACGGCGCGTCGCGGTCGCCGCCCAGCGCCAGCCGGACGACACGGTACGGCTCGTCGCGTTCGTCCAGCCGGTCCCCGACGAGCCATGGCCCGACACCCGAGAATTGCTGCGAAAAGCACGGGACTGGCTGCCGGAGCAGGCGGTACCTGCCACGGTCCGCCTTGTCGATGCCTTCCCGCTCGATGCCAACGGCAAGGTGGACAAGGCAGCGCTGCTGGCGGCGCTGCCGTCCGCCGACCTTGCGTCGACGGACGCAGGACCGGCGACGGTCACCGAGGACGTGGTGCTCGGGCTCTGCCGGAAGCTTTTGGACAGCAACGAGATAGGACCGCTCGACAACTTCGTCGCGGCCGGCGGCACCTCACTGCTCGCCGCCCAGTTGCTCGCCGCCTTGGAAGACACCTTCGAGGTGCGGCTGCGAGCGCCCGAACTGCTGCGTCAGCCCGACCTGCGACACCTCGCCGCGCTGGTGGATACCCGATGCGCCACGAGACCGCTACCGGCAGGTGCCTGA
- a CDS encoding acyl-CoA dehydrogenase family protein codes for MTTARLSTPSSVLEDEHRELVDAFESFVSRELVPLAAELPETTDSPPADLRAYVRLRSAGLGFYAGDHPAELGGSGMPFTAVVLLHQAAGRSGCPLAPYALAGSDGPSPLLRHGTEEQIERYLEPLVRGEAVRCLALTEPHAGSDAFRLTTRAVRDGDGWVLNGRKTFVSNADRADFAILVAAVADQGPTAFVAGMDTPGLRIGQRYDGMSGEPLFELVLDEVKLPADAVIGGEKGIGAALGTGMDSLSRGRLVVAAQCDGIAEYALRLGVEFARERRAFGERIAAYQHIQEHLVSSRAEVEAAKLLTLACARLVDAGTEAPENAALAKLTSSETAMRVVDRVLRVHGATGWVRGHPLEFLYRYIRMMTIIEGTSEIQKVIVARAMGLG; via the coding sequence GTGACCACGGCCCGTCTGTCCACGCCCTCGTCGGTGCTCGAGGACGAGCACCGAGAATTGGTCGACGCCTTCGAATCGTTCGTCTCGCGGGAGCTGGTACCGCTCGCGGCGGAGCTGCCGGAGACCACGGACTCACCGCCCGCCGATCTGCGCGCCTATGTGCGCCTCCGCTCGGCAGGGCTGGGCTTCTACGCAGGTGATCACCCCGCGGAGCTCGGCGGCTCCGGTATGCCGTTCACGGCCGTGGTGCTGCTGCATCAGGCGGCCGGGCGCAGCGGTTGCCCGCTGGCCCCGTACGCGCTGGCCGGCTCCGACGGGCCAAGCCCCCTGCTGCGCCACGGCACCGAGGAACAGATCGAGCGGTACCTCGAGCCGCTGGTCCGTGGGGAGGCGGTGCGCTGTCTGGCGCTGACCGAGCCGCACGCCGGTTCCGACGCGTTCCGGCTCACCACCCGCGCCGTCCGCGACGGTGACGGCTGGGTGTTGAACGGTCGCAAGACATTTGTGAGCAACGCCGACCGCGCCGACTTCGCGATTCTCGTCGCCGCCGTCGCCGACCAGGGTCCCACCGCGTTCGTCGCCGGTATGGACACCCCGGGACTGCGGATCGGGCAGCGGTACGACGGGATGTCGGGCGAACCCCTTTTCGAACTGGTGCTCGACGAGGTGAAGCTGCCCGCGGACGCGGTCATCGGCGGCGAGAAAGGTATCGGCGCGGCTCTCGGCACCGGTATGGACAGCCTGTCCCGAGGCCGCCTGGTGGTTGCCGCCCAGTGCGACGGCATTGCCGAGTACGCGCTGCGGCTCGGTGTCGAATTCGCCCGTGAGCGAAGGGCATTCGGCGAACGTATCGCTGCGTATCAGCACATCCAGGAACATCTGGTCAGCAGCCGCGCGGAGGTGGAGGCCGCGAAGCTGCTCACCCTCGCCTGTGCCCGGCTCGTGGATGCGGGTACCGAAGCCCCGGAGAACGCCGCGCTGGCCAAGCTCACCTCGTCGGAGACCGCAATGCGCGTCGTGGACCGGGTCCTGCGGGTGCACGGCGCAACCGGCTGGGTGCGCGGGCATCCGCTCGAATTCCTGTACCGATACATCCGCATGATGACGATCATCGAGGGCACCTCCGAGATCCAGAAAGTCATCGTCGCCCGGGCCATGGGCCTCGGCTGA
- a CDS encoding non-ribosomal peptide synthetase codes for MTESETTATMSSTTASMVDLITSHATTAPNALAVSDGETYLTYRELVTSAARLAAALRERGLEHGQAVGLLVPHSVRAVVAQLAVWWAGGYYVPLDPAYPAARLHTMTAAAALLVGDANLLADRAIPAERVLALAETDDTYPEPIPAALLAPDTIAYLLYTSGSTGEPKPVAVPHRAVATLSAQPEYVTVTARDRVLYHSPMTFDASMFEVWTPLANGAAVVASTADRHSLDGLAADVQRLGATVAMFTTSLFHHLAARRSPIFDVLRTVVVGGEQLSAQHARTVLRHRPWLELVNGYGPTEATTFATAHRVRETDCAGPPPIGRPIQAATAVVLDEHGAAVAPGEQGELWLGGARLALGYLGRPELTAERFIDHPSAGRLYRTGDVVSARPDGTLDFHGRVDDQVKVRGYRIEPAEIEHALRGHPRVADAAVVVQHPTPDNALLTAFLVPAEGHCPDVTELREHLAGRLPAHLVPNAWQLLPEMPLTAHGKLDRRALAVRPLDTHGKLDQQALDERPPSTDAPAPEARDLTPIQQAVAEVWARALNHDITDPAADFLGLGGHSLMALGIVEDLHEDLGVKLSLADFLAAQTLSGVAALVEQALRSEPELVR; via the coding sequence ATGACCGAATCGGAGACAACAGCAACCATGTCCAGCACGACGGCATCCATGGTGGACCTCATCACCAGCCACGCCACCACCGCCCCGAACGCCCTCGCGGTGTCCGACGGTGAAACGTACCTGACCTACCGGGAATTGGTGACCAGCGCCGCGCGGCTCGCCGCCGCGCTGCGCGAGCGCGGCCTGGAGCACGGGCAGGCGGTCGGGCTGTTGGTGCCGCACTCGGTCCGGGCCGTGGTGGCCCAGCTCGCCGTGTGGTGGGCCGGCGGCTACTACGTGCCGCTCGATCCCGCCTATCCGGCGGCACGCCTGCACACGATGACCGCGGCCGCCGCTCTCCTCGTGGGCGACGCAAACCTGTTGGCGGACAGGGCAATACCGGCCGAACGCGTCCTGGCACTCGCGGAGACCGACGACACGTACCCCGAGCCGATTCCCGCGGCGCTCCTCGCACCGGACACCATCGCGTACCTGCTCTACACGTCGGGATCGACCGGCGAGCCCAAACCGGTCGCCGTACCGCACCGGGCCGTCGCCACCCTGTCCGCCCAACCGGAATACGTCACCGTCACCGCCCGTGACCGGGTGCTGTACCACTCGCCGATGACCTTCGACGCCAGCATGTTCGAAGTGTGGACCCCACTGGCCAACGGGGCCGCCGTGGTGGCCTCCACCGCCGACCGGCACTCGCTCGACGGCCTCGCTGCCGACGTGCAGCGACTCGGCGCCACGGTGGCGATGTTCACCACCTCGCTGTTCCACCACCTCGCTGCCCGGCGCTCGCCGATCTTCGACGTGCTGCGCACCGTCGTGGTCGGTGGCGAGCAGCTGTCGGCCCAGCACGCCCGCACGGTGCTGCGCCACCGGCCCTGGCTGGAGTTGGTCAACGGCTACGGTCCGACCGAGGCCACCACGTTCGCCACCGCTCACCGGGTACGGGAAACCGACTGCGCGGGCCCGCCGCCCATCGGCCGGCCCATCCAGGCGGCGACCGCGGTCGTCCTCGACGAACACGGTGCGGCGGTCGCCCCGGGCGAGCAAGGTGAACTCTGGCTCGGCGGTGCCCGGTTGGCCCTCGGCTACCTCGGACGACCCGAGTTGACCGCCGAGCGGTTCATCGACCACCCGTCGGCGGGGCGGCTGTACCGCACCGGCGACGTGGTCTCGGCCCGCCCGGACGGCACCCTGGACTTCCACGGCCGCGTCGACGATCAGGTCAAGGTTCGCGGCTACCGGATAGAGCCGGCCGAGATCGAGCACGCTCTGCGGGGACATCCTCGAGTGGCGGATGCCGCCGTGGTAGTACAACATCCGACGCCGGACAACGCACTGCTGACCGCCTTCCTGGTCCCGGCCGAAGGACACTGCCCCGACGTGACCGAGCTGCGTGAGCATCTGGCAGGCCGACTCCCCGCCCACCTGGTGCCGAACGCCTGGCAACTGCTGCCCGAAATGCCGCTCACCGCGCACGGCAAACTCGACCGGCGGGCACTGGCCGTACGCCCACTGGATACTCACGGCAAACTCGACCAGCAAGCACTGGACGAGCGCCCGCCGAGCACAGACGCGCCAGCGCCCGAAGCTCGCGACCTCACCCCAATCCAGCAGGCAGTGGCCGAGGTCTGGGCGCGGGCACTGAATCACGACATCACCGACCCCGCGGCCGATTTCCTGGGCCTTGGTGGGCACTCCCTCATGGCCCTCGGCATCGTCGAGGACCTGCACGAGGACTTGGGCGTAAAGCTGTCGCTCGCCGATTTCCTTGCCGCCCAGACCCTTTCGGGCGTCGCCGCGCTCGTCGAACAGGCCCTCCGCAGCGAACCGGAGCTGGTTCGATGA
- a CDS encoding SGNH/GDSL hydrolase family protein: MTHHISLPDDRVAILGALDLERTPAGVRPRRLPAWTRPRMNDGMLDLVVSQAAGVRLRLRTAARSLALGVHVTVLEMDGSPLPASFDLAVDGTVLGRVPATAGDVLSFAADLTDTRLSPGHPETVRFDDLPGGEKEVEIWLPHGATVELRTLDSDAPLLAPTPPPGVPWTHYGSSISHGLEAPAPTLTWPAIAALTTGAALTNLGFGGNAMLDPEVARAIRDTPADLITLKVGINIVGDASMRERTFVPTVHGFLDTIREGHPDTPIVLVSPTSFAELETTAGPVAFDPETGRKRALGSAGAGALTLTSVRTLLATVVDIREDPALHYLDGRELLGPDEARSLPDGLHPTRPRTCGWANEPLGCS; this comes from the coding sequence ATGACTCACCACATCTCCCTGCCCGACGACAGGGTCGCGATCCTCGGCGCGCTGGATCTGGAACGCACCCCGGCCGGGGTGCGCCCACGACGGCTCCCGGCGTGGACCCGGCCGCGCATGAACGACGGCATGCTGGATCTGGTCGTCTCGCAGGCGGCCGGAGTCCGCCTGCGCCTACGCACGGCAGCGCGGTCGCTGGCGCTCGGCGTGCACGTCACCGTGCTGGAAATGGACGGTAGCCCACTGCCTGCCTCGTTCGACCTCGCCGTCGACGGCACGGTGCTCGGTCGCGTACCGGCCACGGCGGGAGATGTGCTGAGCTTCGCCGCCGACCTCACCGACACCCGGCTGAGCCCCGGCCACCCCGAGACCGTGCGTTTCGACGACCTGCCTGGTGGAGAGAAGGAGGTCGAGATCTGGTTGCCGCACGGCGCGACGGTCGAGTTACGCACGCTCGACTCCGATGCGCCGCTGCTCGCGCCGACCCCACCGCCCGGTGTGCCATGGACGCACTACGGCTCCTCGATCAGTCACGGACTCGAGGCCCCCGCCCCGACCCTGACCTGGCCTGCCATCGCCGCTCTGACGACCGGCGCCGCGCTGACCAACCTCGGGTTCGGCGGCAACGCCATGCTCGACCCGGAGGTCGCTCGTGCCATCCGGGACACCCCGGCCGACCTGATCACGCTCAAAGTCGGGATCAACATCGTCGGGGACGCATCGATGCGCGAGCGCACCTTCGTCCCGACCGTGCACGGGTTCCTGGACACGATCCGCGAAGGCCATCCGGACACGCCGATCGTGCTCGTCTCGCCGACCTCCTTCGCCGAACTGGAGACCACGGCCGGCCCCGTCGCGTTCGACCCGGAGACCGGCCGCAAACGCGCCCTGGGTTCCGCGGGTGCCGGAGCGCTGACACTGACCAGCGTCCGCACGCTGCTCGCCACGGTCGTCGACATCCGCGAAGACCCGGCACTGCACTACCTCGACGGGCGCGAGCTCCTCGGGCCGGACGAGGCCAGGTCGCTGCCAGACGGCCTGCACCCGACCCGGCCGCGCACCTGCGGATGGGCGAACGAGCCGCTCGGCTGCTCCTAG
- a CDS encoding condensation domain-containing protein has protein sequence MTTAAHREQEELLRLAREHARNRAPVPPRPAGPAPLSHAQRRMWLMDRLSRAGAAYHVPFATRLRGPLDVAALERALTALVTRHEVLRTRYGQRDGEPYQEVVAPQPVPVTVVDADGDGSRQLAEEAAGRFDLTTGPVLRTLVVRHGPEDHTVLLTLHHIAVDGGSLALLADQLGALYEQVRDGRPLTTEPAPSYLEFARRERDRDSSAVTHWAERLAGARPVPLPRPSTSAGPRRGEGRTLAAPLPPDVMAGLRRTGKAYGATVFTVVLAAAFAALHEITGTDDMVIGCASGQRERGLVGLCVNTLPIRVRWAGARDAGALLPRVRAALLDAQHHRDTPFDLIVERLGDAGRDREGNSLVDVSLDVLGDPPALRLPECTAEPVEIDLEAAKFGLALCLEETTGNGPRCVLRYDRTRLDEQTAHRLLRSFANLLQGMAADPVLPLPYPRVEAILRNRPEVADAVVLPRDGTRPLAYVVPSGTGSPTPDRLLTALRARLEPAAVPLAVTVLDALPRSSDGTVDRSRLPGAAETTAAPVRPLSERVQLVMAAFGEVLGEIPGPDGDFIALGGQSLMAVRLAEDLRARLRLPLTGLDILEHRTPSALAALLDERARQREQSAPARRRSGTRPGTVLVTGATGGVGAFIVRELVARGHPVRALARPDSAHLVHGSDIEVVEGELADPDSLRAAVSGADAVIHAACTFTAPDVDRAAMRALLDGWQHGPFVFVSSIDAYGQPTGTSVAEGAATEEPLSPYGRAKLDCEQMLWTASAEDRGAGCAVRAPIVWGPHPRLRDQLRWGATGSLFQAVQHGGTVPLPDDGWYGTPWVHAAALARAIVACAERQVHGVVNAIGGHIRWAELATELAQLLDTSAEPVRTPGPALPELRRAPHFDAQTLAAHLAEQPGEDWRSTIRAMLGGVVC, from the coding sequence ATGACCACCGCCGCGCACCGCGAACAAGAGGAATTGCTTCGGCTGGCCCGCGAGCACGCCAGGAACCGGGCGCCCGTGCCGCCCCGGCCCGCCGGACCCGCGCCGCTGTCGCACGCTCAGCGGCGAATGTGGTTGATGGACAGACTGAGTCGGGCCGGGGCCGCGTATCACGTACCGTTCGCGACCCGGTTGCGCGGACCGCTCGATGTGGCGGCGCTCGAACGGGCCTTGACCGCCCTCGTGACCCGGCACGAGGTGCTGCGCACGCGATACGGGCAGCGAGACGGCGAACCGTACCAGGAGGTGGTGGCTCCCCAGCCGGTGCCGGTGACCGTGGTGGATGCCGACGGCGACGGCAGCCGACAGCTCGCGGAGGAGGCGGCTGGCCGCTTCGACCTGACGACCGGACCCGTGCTGCGCACGCTGGTCGTCCGGCATGGACCCGAGGACCACACCGTGTTGCTGACGCTGCATCACATCGCGGTGGACGGTGGTTCGCTCGCCCTGCTCGCCGATCAGCTCGGCGCACTGTACGAGCAGGTTCGCGACGGCCGTCCCCTCACCACGGAACCCGCCCCCAGCTACCTGGAGTTCGCTCGACGCGAGCGGGATCGAGATAGTTCCGCCGTCACGCACTGGGCCGAGCGCCTCGCCGGTGCCCGGCCCGTACCGCTCCCCCGCCCGAGCACATCCGCCGGTCCGCGGCGCGGCGAAGGACGCACGCTGGCGGCGCCATTGCCGCCGGACGTGATGGCCGGACTCCGGCGAACGGGAAAGGCATACGGGGCCACGGTGTTCACGGTGGTCCTCGCCGCGGCCTTCGCGGCCCTGCACGAGATCACCGGCACCGACGACATGGTCATCGGCTGCGCCAGCGGCCAACGCGAACGGGGCCTGGTGGGTTTGTGCGTCAACACCCTGCCGATTCGGGTGCGATGGGCGGGCGCCCGGGACGCCGGTGCGCTGTTGCCGCGTGTCCGCGCGGCGCTGCTGGACGCTCAACACCACCGCGATACCCCGTTCGACCTCATCGTCGAGCGCCTGGGCGACGCGGGCCGGGACCGGGAGGGCAACTCACTTGTCGATGTGAGCCTCGACGTCCTGGGCGACCCACCTGCGCTGCGACTGCCCGAATGCACCGCCGAACCGGTCGAAATCGACCTCGAGGCGGCCAAGTTCGGTCTCGCCCTGTGTCTCGAGGAGACGACCGGCAACGGGCCGCGCTGTGTGCTGCGGTACGACCGGACCCGCCTGGACGAACAGACCGCGCATCGACTGCTGCGCTCGTTCGCGAACCTGCTGCAGGGCATGGCCGCCGATCCCGTTCTGCCACTGCCCTATCCGCGTGTCGAGGCGATACTGCGAAACCGGCCGGAGGTCGCCGATGCCGTGGTGCTCCCTCGCGACGGGACGCGGCCGCTCGCCTACGTCGTACCCAGCGGCACCGGATCACCGACCCCCGACCGGCTACTCACCGCACTGCGGGCACGACTCGAACCGGCCGCGGTCCCGCTCGCGGTAACCGTGCTCGACGCGCTGCCACGCTCGTCCGACGGCACGGTGGACCGCTCACGGCTCCCCGGTGCAGCGGAAACAACCGCCGCGCCGGTCCGTCCACTGAGCGAGCGGGTACAGCTGGTCATGGCGGCGTTCGGTGAGGTTCTCGGCGAAATCCCCGGGCCCGACGGTGATTTCATCGCACTCGGCGGACAGTCCCTGATGGCCGTGCGACTCGCCGAGGACCTGCGAGCGCGGTTGCGGCTGCCACTGACGGGACTCGACATCCTGGAACACCGCACTCCATCCGCACTCGCGGCCCTGCTCGACGAGCGGGCCCGGCAGCGCGAGCAGAGCGCACCCGCCCGCCGACGGTCCGGGACACGGCCAGGAACCGTACTGGTCACCGGTGCCACCGGGGGTGTCGGGGCGTTCATAGTCCGGGAACTGGTCGCACGCGGCCACCCGGTACGCGCCCTCGCGCGCCCGGACTCGGCGCACCTGGTCCACGGCTCAGATATCGAGGTGGTCGAAGGGGAACTCGCCGACCCGGACAGCCTCCGGGCCGCCGTATCCGGCGCCGACGCGGTGATCCACGCCGCCTGCACATTCACCGCGCCGGACGTGGACCGCGCCGCCATGCGCGCTCTGCTCGACGGCTGGCAGCACGGCCCGTTCGTCTTCGTCAGCAGTATCGACGCCTACGGTCAGCCCACGGGTACGTCCGTGGCCGAGGGCGCCGCCACGGAAGAGCCGCTCAGCCCATACGGCAGAGCCAAACTCGACTGCGAGCAGATGCTATGGACCGCCTCGGCCGAGGACCGCGGTGCAGGCTGCGCGGTGCGCGCACCAATCGTATGGGGACCGCACCCCCGACTACGCGACCAATTACGTTGGGGAGCAACGGGATCGCTGTTCCAGGCGGTCCAGCACGGCGGAACGGTCCCGCTACCGGACGACGGCTGGTACGGCACCCCATGGGTGCACGCCGCCGCCTTGGCACGCGCAATCGTCGCCTGCGCCGAACGCCAAGTCCACGGCGTCGTGAACGCCATCGGCGGACACATCCGCTGGGCAGAACTCGCCACCGAACTCGCCCAACTCCTCGACACCAGCGCCGAACCCGTCCGCACCCCCGGCCCCGCCCTGCCCGAGCTACGCCGCGCACCGCACTTCGATGCACAAACACTCGCCGCACACCTGGCAGAGCAACCAGGCGAGGACTGGAGATCAACGATCAGGGCCATGCTAGGCGGGGTGGTGTGCTGA
- a CDS encoding MFS transporter, whose product MNSASSSTRTARSAPQQAPGDAVRPKHSGANRWLALVVLSLAQLMDILDSTIMAIALPSAQHDLGFPADYRQWVLTGYALAFGSLLLLGGRLSDFFGRKRLFLIGVGGFALASAVGGAAGDFTTLLAARIGQGAFAAMLAPAALSLLSITFADNAKERGRAFGIFGAISGAGGAVGLLLGGVLTQSLSWRWCLYVNLIIAAVAFVGGLYLLHDGDRPRRVRLDLKGTVTVVLGLIGIVFGLGTAETNGWHDVRTLGPVIAGVVLIAVFVLIERRTAHPLLPLRVILDRVRGAAYLTMGIAGIGMFAVMLFLTYYLENTLGFTPIQTGLAFLPMIGLVMTGAVFSGAVLLPRTGPRPLVPIGCLLAAIGMVILTGIGAGSSYGANVLPALLVTGAGFGFIFGPVQNAATSGVRSHDAGVASALVTTAQQIGGSIGTAVFSSLTTTAIASYLSAHLATATQPATIAEATFAGYHLVFWVAAAVFLSSAVLAALLFRSGALPVAAGHASAADHDEEHTP is encoded by the coding sequence ATGAATTCTGCCAGCTCATCGACCAGAACAGCCCGGTCGGCTCCACAGCAGGCTCCCGGCGACGCCGTACGTCCCAAGCACAGCGGGGCGAACCGCTGGCTGGCGCTCGTCGTACTGAGCCTCGCCCAGCTGATGGACATCCTGGACTCCACCATCATGGCCATCGCACTGCCCTCCGCCCAGCACGACCTCGGATTCCCCGCCGACTACCGGCAGTGGGTGCTGACCGGCTACGCGCTCGCGTTCGGCAGTCTCCTGCTCCTCGGCGGCCGACTCTCGGACTTCTTCGGGCGCAAGCGATTGTTCCTCATCGGCGTCGGCGGATTCGCGCTCGCCTCGGCGGTCGGCGGCGCCGCCGGAGACTTCACGACTCTGCTGGCCGCGCGAATCGGCCAGGGAGCATTCGCCGCGATGCTCGCACCGGCGGCCCTGTCACTGCTGTCGATCACCTTCGCCGACAACGCCAAGGAACGCGGCCGCGCGTTCGGGATCTTCGGCGCGATCTCGGGCGCGGGCGGCGCGGTGGGGCTGCTGCTGGGTGGCGTCCTCACCCAAAGCCTGTCGTGGCGGTGGTGCCTCTACGTCAACCTGATCATCGCGGCGGTCGCGTTCGTCGGCGGGCTGTATCTCCTCCACGACGGCGACCGGCCGCGGCGGGTCCGGCTCGACCTCAAGGGCACGGTCACCGTGGTGCTCGGCCTGATCGGAATCGTCTTCGGCCTCGGTACCGCCGAAACGAACGGCTGGCACGACGTCCGGACGCTCGGACCGGTGATCGCGGGCGTCGTGCTCATCGCCGTGTTCGTGCTCATCGAACGCCGCACCGCCCACCCGTTGCTGCCCTTGCGGGTGATCCTGGACAGGGTCCGGGGAGCGGCGTACCTGACCATGGGCATCGCCGGGATCGGGATGTTCGCGGTCATGCTCTTCCTCACCTACTACCTCGAAAACACGCTGGGCTTCACCCCCATCCAGACCGGCCTGGCGTTCCTCCCGATGATCGGCCTGGTCATGACGGGGGCCGTGTTCTCCGGGGCGGTGCTACTGCCGCGCACCGGACCCCGGCCGCTCGTCCCGATCGGCTGCCTCCTCGCCGCGATCGGCATGGTGATCCTCACCGGAATCGGTGCCGGGTCGAGCTACGGCGCGAACGTCTTGCCCGCCCTGCTCGTCACGGGGGCAGGATTCGGGTTCATCTTCGGCCCGGTGCAGAACGCAGCGACCAGCGGCGTCCGGTCGCACGACGCCGGAGTGGCCTCCGCGCTGGTGACCACGGCCCAGCAGATCGGTGGATCCATCGGAACGGCGGTGTTCAGTTCGCTAACCACCACAGCGATCGCGAGCTACCTTTCGGCGCACCTCGCGACCGCTACCCAACCGGCAACCATCGCCGAAGCGACCTTCGCCGGCTACCACCTGGTGTTCTGGGTCGCGGCAGCGGTCTTCCTGAGCAGCGCCGTACTGGCCGCCCTTCTTTTCCGCAGCGGCGCCCTTCCGGTCGCCGCGGGCCACGCCTCCGCCGCCGACCACGACGAGGAGCACACGCCATGA